One segment of Setaria viridis chromosome 4, Setaria_viridis_v4.0, whole genome shotgun sequence DNA contains the following:
- the LOC117852868 gene encoding F-box/WD-40 repeat-containing protein At5g21040 — MAFDCNKGRGVSSPDNCSSICPEGTLIQANPLSHYWKAKGWKSRSKLGNQKSSYESIPRDSNPKKDDEVRGEATASTCGLRCFTDLPAALVCEVLARLDAKELGIVSCVSTLLHTLATDHHGWKKLYCERWGLPNLPATLNGPLVPGGPLDGKSWKTFFVEREFRSKSFMGKFNVDVFRGHNEDVRAVFLLASANLIFSGGRDSVVRMWNMEEGLLIDTSRPLGGTIRAIAADTRLLVTGGTNAYIQCWRAVEGNDHLFHISGNGTDQNSEFRLWGHEGPLTCLALDSLRIYSGSWDMTVRVWDRTRMECLQKLMHADWVWDLAPHGNTIASTAGRDVYVWDIRNSELTSLISNAHVGNAYSLARTHLMDVLFTGGEDGAIRLFNISDVSDDEDSKPLATWVPHSGPVHSLAFEYPWLVSASSDGRIALIDSRKLLTPKKSSKGPFSVKSFDVSTIEPPQRMLHGFRCDLFSIAIGADRIVCAGEDGVVRVWNFSEALEIERRAQALRSLRQENRMRRRKAQAEMNANGRRPDQCSIAMKKNQLKGDKSVT; from the coding sequence ATGGCCTTTGACTGCAACAAGGGAAGAGGAGTTTCTTCGCCTGATAATTGCTCCAGCATTTGCCCTGAGGGTACACTCATCCAGGCAAATCCCTTATCTCACTACTGGAAGGCTAAAGGTTGGAAGAGCCGCAGCAAATTAGGGAACCAGAAGTCCAGTTATGAATCAATTCCAAGAGACTCTAATCCAAAGAAAGatgatgaagtgcggggtgaagcaACTGCCTCGACCTGTGGTCTCAGGTGCTTCACCGATTTGCCAGCTGCATTGGTCTGTGAGGTCCTTGCACGCCTCGATGCAAAGGAGCTTGGAATTGTATCTTGTGTCTCCACCCTTCTGCATACTTTAGCCACAGATCATCACGGATGGAAGAAGTTGTACTGTGAAAGATGGGGGCTTCCAAATCTTCCTGCCACCCTAAATGGGCCTTTGGTTCCAGGTGGTCCCCTAGACGGGAAGTCCTGGAAAACATTTTTTGTGGAGCGGGAGTTTCGAAGTAAATCATTCATGGGGAAATTCAATGTGGATGTTTTTCGTGGCCACAATGAGGATGTACGTGCTGTGTTCCTTCTGGCATCGGCAAATCTGATTTTCAGTGGCGGTCGTGATTCTGTGGTTAGGATGTGGAACATGGAGGAAGGGCTCTTGATTGATACATCCCGCCCACTTGGTGGCACCATCAGGGCGATTGCAGCTGACACTAGGCTTTTAGTGACTGGAGGAACCAATGCCTACATTCAGTGTTGGAGGGCTGTTGAAGGGAATGATCACCTTTTTCACATCTCTGGAAATGGTACTGACCAGAATTCAGAGTTTCGCCTCTGGGGACATGAAGGTCCTCTGACTTGTCTTGCCTTAGATTCATTGAGGATTTACAGTGGTTCTTGGGACATGACTGTTCGTGTTTGGGACAGGACTCGCATGGAGTGTCTGCAAAAGCTCATGCATGCAGACTGGGTCTGGGATCTTGCTCCACATGGAAATACCATTGCTAGTACAGCTGGTAGAGATGTATATGTATGGGATATCAGGAACAGTGAGTTGACAAGCTTAATTTCCAATGCACATGTTGGAAACGCGTATTCTTTGGCTCGGACACACTTGATGGATGTGCTATTTACTGGTGGAGAGGATGGAGCTATTCGCTTGTTTAATATTTCTGAtgtctctgatgatgaggatagTAAACCACTTGCTACTTGGGTGCCACATTCAGGCCCAGTTCATTCTCTTGCTTTTGAGTATCCATGGCTTGTCTCAGCCTCGAGTGATGGTAGGATTGCATTGATTGATTCGAGGAAGCTTCTGACCCCAAAAAAGTCATCAAAGGGCCCTTTCAGTGTTAAGAGCTTTGATGTGAGCACCATAGAGCCTCCACAGAGGATGCTTCATGGCTTTAGATGTGATCTCTTCTCCATTGCCATTGGTGCAGATAGGATTGTATGTGCAGGCGAGGATGGTGTTGTCAGGGTGTGGAACTTCTCAGAAGCACTGGAGATTGAGAGGAGGGCACAGGCTCTAAGGAGTTTGAGGCAGGAGAACCGCATGAGGCGGAGGAAGGCACAAGCAGAGATGAATGCAAATGGTAGAAGGCCCGACCAGTGCTCAATAGCCATGAAAAAGAACCAACTGAAGGGTGATAAGAGTGTCACTTAG
- the LOC117853437 gene encoding protein trichome birefringence-like 19 → MTALPVIPSLRGLLLTGARRTRHAVPKIITSVPALAAFLILAAATFLVISLGPFQRSPTSSSSSLFSGSGATCDLTRGQWVRDPAARPYYTNATCAFIEGYQNCMKHGRPSLEFLRWRWRPEGAGCGDGVPGRRFDAVRFLRLVRGKSILFVGDSLASSHVRSLVCTLSQVDGSPERSSSGGFERWRFPAHGFTVAFFWTPFQVRWRLTRGPPEPVGPDRQGEVFAGPSDLHLDEPDPRWAAAARDHDVVVMSASHWFARPAVYYRGGRVAGCHGCGAAALANATALIKPEQAQRAAFRTVLRALAGMEGFRGTAILRTVAPTHYENGGWFDGGECTATKPVDPEDPVEIAEPEGEFYRAQVEEFAAAEEDARRNGVRLRLMDVTKMMLRRPDGHPDRYGHGAGEHEGFDIDCLHWCLPGPIDVWNDLLFQILAGR, encoded by the coding sequence ATGACGGCACTCCCGGTGATCCCTTccctccgcggcctcctcctcaccGGAGCTCGCCGGACCCGCCATGCCGTCCCCAAGATTATCACGTCCGtccccgccctcgccgccttCCTCATCCTGGCCGCCGCCACGTTCTTGGTCATTTCCCTCGGCCCCTTCCAACGGTcacccacctcctcctcctcctccctgttctccggctccggcgccacCTGCGACCTCACGCGAGGCCAGTGGGTGCGCGACCCCGCCGCGCGGCCGTACTACACCAACGCGACGTGCGCCTTCATCGAGGGCTACCAGAACTGCATGAAGCACGGCAGGCCGAGCCTGGAGTtcctgcggtggcggtggcggcccgaAGGCGCCGGCTGCGGCGACGGCGTGCCGGGCCGCCGCTTCGACGCCGTGCGGTTCCTCCGGCTCGTCCGCGGCAAGTCCATCCTCTTCGTCGGCGACTCGCTGGCCAGCAGCCACGTCCGGTCGCTCGTGTGCACCCTGTCGCAGGTGGATGGCTCCCCGGAGAGGTCGAGCTCCGGGGGGTTCGAGCGCTGGCGGTTCCCGGCGCACGGGTTCACGGTGGCCTTCTTCTGGACGCCGTTCCAGGTGCGGTGGCGCCTGACGCGGGGCCCGCCGGAGCCGGTCGGTCCGGACAGGCAGGGCGAGGTGTTCGCCGGCCCCAGCGACCTCCACCTCGACGAGCCCGAcccgcggtgggcggcggcggccagggacCACGACGTCGTGGTCATGTCCGCGTCGCACTGGTTCGCGCGCCCCGCCGTGTACTaccgcggcggccgcgtcgccggGTGCCAcggctgcggcgcggcggcgctggcgaacGCCACCGCTCTCATCAAGCCGGAGCAAGCGCAGCGGGCCGCGTTCCGGACCGTGCTCCGGGCGCTGGCCGGGATGGAGGGGTTCAGGGGGACGGCGATCCTGCGGACGGTGGCGCCGACGCACTACGAGAACGGCGGGTGGTTCGACGGCGGGGAGTGCACGGCCACGAAGCCGGTGGACCCCGAGGATCCGGTGGAGATTGCGGAGCCGGAGGGCGAGTTCTACAGGGCGCAGGTGGAGGAgttcgcggcggcggaggaggacgcgAGGAGGAACGGCGTGCGGCTGAGGCTTATGGACGTGACCAAGATGATGCTGCGCCGGCCGGACGGGCACCCCGACCGGTacggccacggcgccggcgagcacgaGGGCTTCGACATCGACTGCCTGCACTGGTGCCTGCCGGGACCGATCGATGTGTGGAACGACCTTCTGTTTCAGATCCTCGCCGGTCGTTAG